One region of Carboxydothermus pertinax genomic DNA includes:
- a CDS encoding STAS domain-containing protein — MLNVKSRLEGKTVRLSLEGVLDISTVDTFNSQTEKLSGISELVLDMAGLEFIDSSGIGAILQIVRLSQEKGFTVSLENANENISELLNTVGLFQIIETLRKGAN, encoded by the coding sequence ATGCTTAACGTAAAATCCCGTTTGGAAGGAAAGACTGTAAGGCTCAGTTTAGAAGGCGTATTGGACATCTCCACCGTGGATACTTTTAACAGTCAGACGGAAAAACTTTCCGGTATCTCTGAATTGGTCCTTGATATGGCCGGGCTTGAATTCATCGATTCAAGCGGGATTGGTGCCATTCTTCAAATCGTTCGCCTGTCACAGGAAAAGGGTTTTACTGTCAGCCTCGAAAATGCCAATGAGAATATATCTGAACTTCTTAACACGGTGGGATTGTTTCAAATCATTGAGACCTTACGGAAAGGGGCTAATTAA